In Penicillium oxalicum strain HP7-1 chromosome VII, whole genome shotgun sequence, one DNA window encodes the following:
- a CDS encoding Mediator of RNA polymerase II transcription subunit 31, with the protein MEPAQDPPPPTKSNLRFTLELEFVSSLANPYYLSYLAVTYPNLLGVAQGDDDDNSTSAPDAQAFAAYLAYLYSYWKTPEYAQFLTHPGPTLRALRLLQEDRFRRDIILPHVIESLAGNVQTDNAPKEDESEDKGEDGNGTHT; encoded by the coding sequence ATGGAACCGGCGCAagaccccccccctcccacaAAATCGAATCTACGCTTCACGCTCGAGCTGGAATTTGTGTCGTCTTTGGCCAATCCCTACTACCTCTCCTACCTGGCCGTCACTTACCCAAATCTTCTCGGCGTTGCCCAAGGCGATGACGACGACAATTCCACCTCAGCGCCGGATGCACAAGCATTTGCCGCCTACTTGGCCTATCTCTACTCATACTGGAAGACCCCCGAGTACGCTCAATTCCTCACTCATCCGGGTCCAACCTTGCGCGCCTTGCGGCTGCTTCAAGAAGATCGATTTCGTCGCGACATCATTCTGCCTCATGTCATTGAGAGTCTGGCTGGGAATGTGCAGACGGACAATGCGCCAAAGGAGGACGAAAGCGAGGACaagggagaagatggaaatgggACACACACATGA
- a CDS encoding Tannase: MRSHLVSQTLALAAVASASVTSATSLEDICTADYVKSKLPPSDFIQGITLDPSSVTANAVHNASVGAAATFYPAATFSYCNLTLAYSHDSRSGDRVLVQYWLPDPAQFQNRYLSTGGGGYAINSGTESLPGGVMYGAVAGRTDGGFGGFTVQADAAMLLANGTLDYETLYMFGFKAHWELSKIGKQLTRNVFNMDDGTKLYSYYQGCSEGGREGWSQIQRFGDEWDGAAIGAPAFRWSFQQTQHLYSNIVTKTLGYFPPPCEMDKIVNETISACDSLDGLKDGVVSRSDLCQLHFDISSVVGQPYYCAASPGGFSFGMRTSATPEQKGTVSKEAVEVAKEVIRGLRDSQGRQVYLSYQTAATFADVNTQYNTSSGKWELSVNGLGAEFIALLLDKNGTNLSNLNGVTYDTLKGWMIGGMQEYYSTLQTTWPDLTPFHEAGGKVIHFHGEADNSIPTASSVRYWESVREIMYPHLSYKDGANALKDWYQLYLVPGAAHCATNPLMPNGPFPQTNLQVLIDWVEKDVRPVTLNATVLQGEHLGENRQICAWPLRPMWKNGSMRCEYDQKSIDTWHYDLNGVPIPVY; the protein is encoded by the coding sequence ATGCGATCTCACTTGGTCTCGCAGACCTTGGCCCTGGCAGCGGTTGCCTCGGCAAGCGTCACTTCTGCAACGTCCCTCGAGGACATTTGCACGGCAGATTACGTCAAGTCCAAGCTTCCGCCTTCTGACTTCATCCAGGGCATCACCCTTGACCCTTCATCGGTCACTGCAAATGCCGTACACAATGCCTCCGTCGGAGCAGCGGCAACCTTCTACCCGGCAGCGACATTCTCTTACTGCAATTTGACGCTGGCGTATTCACATGACAGCCGCAGTGGTGATCGAGTCCTTGTTCAGTACTGGCTTCCTGACCCCGCTCAGTTCCAGAATCGATATCTCTCAACTGGAGGTGGAGGCTATGCCATCAACTCCGGAACCGAATCGCTGCCTGGCGGGGTTATGTATGGTGCTGTGGCTGGTCGAACCGACGGTGGATTTGGAGGCTTCACGGTGCAGGCCGATGCGGCAATGCTCTTGGCCAACGGGACCTTGGACTATGAGACCCTGTACATGTTTGGATTCAAGGCCCACTGGGAGCTGAGTAAGATAGGGAAGCAGCTCACGAGAAACGTTTTCAACATGGACGACGGCACCAAACTCTATTCCTACTACCAGGGTTGCTCTGAAGGAGGCCGTGAAGGATGGAGTCAGATCCAACGCTTTGGGGACGAATGGGATGGCGCCGCGATTGGGGCTCCGGCTTTCCGCTGGTCATTCCAACAGACTCAACATCTGTACTCCAACATCGTGACCAAGACTCTGGGCTACTTTCCACCACCCTGTGAGATGGACAAGATAGTCAACGAGACGATCTCAGCTTGCGACTCTTTGGATGGGTTGAAGGATGGAGTGGTCTCCCGATCAGATCTGTGCCAATTGCACTTTGATATTTCCAGCGTGGTTGGGCAGCCTTACTACTGCGCTGCTTCGCCGGGTGGTTTCAGCTTTGGGATGCGAACATCTGCTACCCCCGAGCAAAAGGGAACGGTCAGCAAGGAAGCCGTGGAGGTCGCCAAGGAAGTGATTCGTGGCCTACGCGACTCGCAAGGTCGACAGGTGTATCTGTCATATCAGACCGCGGCGACCTTTGCCGATGTCAACACTCAATACAACACTTCCAGCGGGAAATGGGAGCTCTCTGTCAACGGACTCGGCGCAGAATTCATCGCACTGCTGCTTGACAAGAATGGGACCAATTTATCCAACCTCAATGGTGTGACCTATGACACCCTCAAAGGTTGGATGATTGGTGGCATGCAAGAATACTATTCCACTCTTCAGACTACATGGCCCGATCTCACCCCGTTCCATGAAGCTGGCGGCAAAGTTATCCACTTCCACGGTGAGGCCGACAACAGTATCCCGACTGCGTCCTCGGTCCGATACTGGGAGTCAGTCAGGGAGATCATGTACCCTCATCTGTCTTACAAAGATGGTGCCAACGCCTTGAAGGATTGGTACCAACTCTATCTTGTTCCAGGCGCCGCCCATTGTGCGACCAACCCTCTGATGCCCAACGGTCCATTCCCGCAGACAAACTTGCAGGTTCTCATTGACTGGGTCGAGAAAGACGTCAGGCCCGTCACTCTCAATGCGACCGTTCTACAGGGAGAGCATCTGGGTGAGAATAGGCAAATCTGTGCCTGGCCTCTGCGACCCAtgtggaagaatggaagtATGCGGTGCGAGTACGACCAGAAGTCGATTGACACATGGCACTATGATCTGAACGGTGTGCCAATCCCAGTATACTAA